A single Leptotrichia trevisanii DSM 22070 DNA region contains:
- a CDS encoding patatin-like phospholipase family protein has translation MIERRKRFLFLIIFLLVNSFGFSKNIESDKNEKNLVLKNEKKDERDFEKIEEEKEKEILGNELKIELDKDIVNNRENSENKKSVISQENKRIGLVLSGGTAKGLAHIGILKVLEEEKVPVEYATGTSMGSIIAGMYSVGYTPQEIEEIAISMDWLGLFSDKIERKDKGAIRNSIEDRNSTVIPMKNFMPKLPSGVVGGKTASQRLNEIFYGALRVQDFRKFPRKFATVATDLESGEGVMIDKGSIATAIRESLSLPSIFAPIRDGKRLYIDGGVTRNLPVQDVKVLGADYTIGVNVGDGFTKRDESKMNLVDVITDTTTIAGRQEVERQIRMLDLYMKPDLEKFESYDFSKVKELIAAGEKVARENIDEIRKLSNPELFEKLEEKRKEFRRTWSDEYNITGIVIEGNKKYKKTYFDKFLPKKLGVLSRLDMEKIVNNIYQNGDFTTVYYEVKDNDLVINVQEKPSDYLTLSGNINNEDLATVNVGFQGSKIINNTNVRYSVTGTVANEYGARGKATMELGKNSKVVIYTEFDYKRDIIENQKYKNGYFNFENRKFKLGTGIGFEMYKNLLFSVGGGYQVSDVTKHENHDENVRKVFPYFEAKIDYDTRDSINFATRGVHLFSNYTLANSKEAKFNSLSAGGEINIPIGEKITITPKAVYLTSYGDDIPETYRPKIGGIRTSDNSLEFAGMPADKIRGNSIFVGSLKVQYNLSKFLYLDTTYSRANISNKSYKFGHDEKESYKFGIGAKTLAIPLYFGFAKVPGESWRYIINFGYSPE, from the coding sequence ATGATTGAAAGAAGAAAAAGATTTTTGTTTTTAATTATTTTTCTTTTGGTAAATAGTTTTGGATTTTCTAAAAATATAGAAAGTGATAAAAATGAGAAGAATCTTGTATTGAAAAATGAGAAAAAAGATGAACGAGATTTTGAGAAAATTGAGGAAGAGAAAGAAAAGGAAATTTTGGGAAATGAACTTAAAATAGAATTAGATAAGGATATTGTAAATAATAGAGAAAATTCGGAAAATAAAAAAAGTGTGATTTCTCAGGAGAATAAAAGGATTGGGCTGGTGCTTAGTGGGGGAACGGCGAAAGGGCTTGCTCATATTGGGATATTGAAGGTACTGGAAGAGGAGAAGGTGCCTGTGGAATATGCGACTGGGACGAGTATGGGAAGCATTATTGCGGGAATGTATAGTGTAGGATATACTCCGCAAGAAATTGAAGAAATAGCGATTAGTATGGATTGGCTAGGGCTTTTTAGTGATAAAATTGAAAGAAAGGACAAGGGGGCTATAAGAAATTCGATTGAAGATAGGAATAGTACAGTAATTCCAATGAAAAATTTTATGCCGAAATTGCCTAGCGGAGTTGTTGGGGGGAAAACTGCGAGTCAAAGGCTGAATGAAATTTTTTATGGGGCATTAAGAGTACAGGATTTTAGAAAATTTCCTAGGAAATTTGCGACGGTTGCGACTGACTTGGAATCTGGGGAAGGAGTTATGATTGATAAAGGCTCAATTGCAACGGCGATTAGGGAAAGTTTGTCATTGCCTTCGATTTTTGCACCGATTCGGGATGGAAAAAGGCTTTACATTGATGGGGGAGTTACACGGAACTTGCCAGTACAGGATGTGAAGGTGCTAGGAGCGGATTATACAATTGGTGTGAATGTGGGGGATGGTTTCACAAAAAGAGACGAGTCTAAAATGAACCTGGTTGACGTAATTACGGATACGACGACGATTGCGGGAAGACAGGAAGTGGAACGGCAAATCCGTATGCTTGACTTGTATATGAAACCGGATTTGGAAAAATTCGAGTCTTATGATTTTTCAAAGGTAAAGGAGCTTATTGCGGCTGGGGAGAAAGTTGCAAGGGAAAATATAGATGAAATTAGAAAATTGTCAAATCCTGAACTTTTTGAAAAGCTGGAGGAGAAACGGAAGGAGTTTAGACGGACTTGGAGTGATGAATACAATATTACTGGAATTGTGATAGAAGGAAATAAAAAATACAAAAAGACATATTTTGATAAATTTTTACCTAAGAAGCTCGGTGTTTTAAGCAGGCTGGATATGGAAAAAATTGTTAATAATATTTATCAGAATGGTGATTTTACAACGGTTTATTATGAAGTGAAGGACAATGATCTGGTAATAAATGTTCAGGAAAAACCAAGTGATTACCTAACACTTTCAGGAAATATAAATAATGAGGACTTGGCCACAGTAAATGTTGGTTTTCAGGGGAGTAAGATTATAAATAATACGAATGTCAGATATTCAGTAACTGGAACGGTTGCAAATGAATATGGGGCAAGAGGTAAGGCAACAATGGAGTTGGGAAAAAATTCCAAAGTGGTAATTTATACTGAATTTGATTACAAGCGTGACATTATAGAAAATCAGAAGTATAAAAATGGATACTTTAACTTTGAAAATAGAAAATTCAAACTTGGAACAGGTATTGGATTTGAAATGTACAAAAATTTATTATTCTCAGTTGGAGGCGGATATCAGGTTTCGGATGTGACTAAACACGAAAATCACGATGAAAATGTACGGAAAGTATTTCCATATTTTGAAGCAAAAATAGATTATGACACAAGGGACAGTATAAATTTTGCAACAAGAGGAGTACATTTATTTTCAAATTATACATTGGCAAATTCAAAAGAGGCTAAATTTAATTCATTGAGTGCAGGAGGAGAAATAAACATACCAATTGGTGAAAAAATCACTATTACTCCGAAAGCAGTTTACTTGACATCATACGGAGATGATATTCCAGAAACGTACAGGCCTAAAATAGGTGGAATCAGAACTTCTGACAATTCACTGGAATTCGCTGGAATGCCTGCGGATAAAATTCGTGGAAACAGTATTTTTGTAGGAAGTCTGAAAGTCCAGTACAAC
- a CDS encoding YjjG family noncanonical pyrimidine nucleotidase — protein MNYKLVLIDLDDTLFDYPKTEKEAFRNTFEELGFFAESELGNEKKEEIYEKIKNRYKDVNLQLWKDLEKGAVDKDRLKVVRFEQLIKEFDLEYNPHEMSELYLKKLGEGIFPFEATEKLCEYLHSKYKVGIVTNGIKEVQHSRIENSAIAKYIDKIIISDEVGVNKPDKRIFEYAMNYFGISDKKAVIMIGDSLGADIKGGQNVGIDTCWVNLRNNVNDTGITPKYEVNKLEELFEIL, from the coding sequence ATGAACTATAAACTTGTATTAATAGATTTGGATGACACACTTTTTGATTATCCGAAAACTGAAAAGGAGGCATTTAGGAACACTTTCGAAGAATTGGGATTTTTTGCGGAAAGTGAATTAGGCAATGAGAAAAAAGAAGAAATTTATGAGAAGATAAAAAATAGATATAAAGATGTGAATTTGCAATTGTGGAAGGATTTGGAAAAAGGGGCTGTGGATAAGGATAGATTAAAGGTTGTGAGATTTGAGCAATTAATCAAAGAATTTGATTTGGAATACAATCCGCATGAAATGAGTGAGCTTTATTTGAAAAAACTTGGAGAAGGGATTTTTCCTTTTGAAGCAACTGAAAAACTATGTGAATATTTACATTCAAAATATAAAGTTGGAATTGTAACAAATGGAATAAAGGAAGTCCAGCATTCACGAATAGAAAATTCAGCGATTGCAAAATACATTGATAAAATCATTATTTCCGATGAAGTTGGAGTGAACAAGCCTGATAAGCGGATATTTGAATATGCAATGAATTATTTTGGAATATCAGATAAGAAAGCAGTTATAATGATAGGCGATTCATTAGGGGCAGATATAAAAGGTGGACAAAATGTTGGAATTGATACTTGCTGGGTAAATTTGCGAAATAATGTGAATGATACCGGGATTACTCCAAAATATGAAGTGAATAAACTGGAAGAGTTATTTGAAATATTGTAA
- a CDS encoding AEC family transporter: MEIFQIVFEKVGIMYSFIMVGFFLFKIKIINRNIVQKLSFILVWIINPIIIFGQYQTEFSEEKFSRLLISFILSIFAISLGFFIGNKFTKNSIERLGLGLPNSGFIGIPLVASIIGNHAVFYLSAYLAVFNIAAYTYGIYLITKKANYISIKRIIKNSGIISVILGILMFIFSVRTPSSLSFIFNFSIKVNAPLAMIILGTYIANMDIVELLKDRRIYTISFIKLIIIPLMILILFIFIPFVPVEIKYVILLATCTPVGLTASLYSQLFGGDYVHAAKLIGLSTILSLFTIPVFVYAMELVIR, from the coding sequence ATGGAAATATTTCAGATTGTATTTGAAAAAGTAGGAATAATGTACAGTTTTATAATGGTTGGATTTTTTTTATTCAAAATAAAAATTATAAACAGAAATATTGTTCAAAAATTGTCATTTATATTGGTATGGATAATAAATCCCATTATAATTTTTGGACAATATCAGACAGAATTTTCTGAAGAAAAATTTTCCAGATTGCTGATAAGCTTTATTCTTTCAATATTTGCAATATCACTTGGATTTTTTATAGGAAACAAATTTACCAAAAATAGTATTGAAAGACTGGGACTTGGACTTCCAAATAGCGGTTTTATAGGCATTCCTCTGGTTGCAAGTATAATAGGTAATCATGCAGTGTTTTATCTGTCGGCTTATCTTGCAGTTTTTAACATAGCCGCATATACTTATGGAATTTATCTCATAACAAAAAAGGCAAACTACATTTCAATAAAACGGATAATAAAAAATTCAGGTATAATATCTGTAATATTAGGAATTCTGATGTTTATATTTTCAGTAAGAACTCCATCATCACTTAGTTTTATATTTAATTTCAGTATTAAAGTAAATGCACCATTGGCAATGATAATACTTGGAACCTATATAGCAAATATGGATATAGTCGAACTTCTCAAAGATAGAAGGATTTATACTATTTCTTTTATAAAATTAATTATTATTCCTTTAATGATTCTGATACTTTTTATATTTATTCCTTTTGTTCCAGTGGAAATAAAATACGTAATATTGCTTGCCACGTGTACACCTGTAGGATTGACAGCATCATTGTATTCTCAGCTGTTTGGTGGAGACTATGTACATGCGGCAAAACTGATAGGCCTAAGTACAATACTCTCTTTGTTTACCATACCTGTATTTGTGTATGCGATGGAACTTGTAATAAGATAA
- a CDS encoding 6-phospho-beta-glucosidase, which translates to MEKLKIVTIGGGSSYTPELIEGFIKRKDELPIKEIWLVDIEDGKEKLEITGAMARRMVKAAGLDWEVNLTLDRREALKNADFVTTQFRVGLLDARIRDERIPLSHGLIGQETNGAGGMFKAFRTIPVILGIIKDMEELCPDAWLINFTNPAGMITETAIKIGKWKKTVGLCNVPIRFVKLCNEALGLPENSNELFVKFAGINHFHWHRVWDKKGNEVTNEVIEAIYNPANAGKHEGMKNISDLPFNYDQIKDLGMLPCSYHRYYYLTDLMLEEEREAFKNHETRAEVVKRTEAELFELYKDPKLDYKPEQLTKRGGTYYSDAACEIIASIFNDKKTMMVVSTQNNGTIEDVEYDCAVEVSAIITSHGPEPLNWGKFPIALRGSLQIMKAMEALTIEAGVTGDYGKALQAFTLNPIVTSGKIAKNLLDEMLVANEKYLPQFKEIIEKLKKQGVTYTPK; encoded by the coding sequence ATGGAAAAATTAAAAATAGTTACTATTGGAGGAGGTTCCAGCTACACTCCTGAACTAATAGAAGGATTCATAAAAAGAAAAGATGAGCTTCCAATAAAGGAAATATGGCTTGTTGATATAGAAGACGGAAAAGAAAAACTGGAAATAACAGGAGCTATGGCTAGAAGAATGGTTAAAGCTGCAGGACTTGACTGGGAAGTAAATCTGACACTTGACAGGAGAGAAGCCTTAAAAAATGCAGATTTTGTAACAACACAATTTAGAGTAGGCCTTTTGGATGCCAGAATAAGAGATGAAAGGATACCTCTAAGTCATGGACTGATAGGACAGGAAACAAATGGGGCAGGAGGAATGTTCAAAGCATTTAGAACAATTCCTGTTATACTGGGAATAATAAAAGATATGGAAGAGCTTTGTCCTGATGCATGGCTTATAAACTTTACAAATCCGGCGGGAATGATTACTGAAACAGCAATAAAAATAGGAAAATGGAAGAAAACGGTGGGGCTTTGTAATGTACCTATAAGATTTGTGAAATTATGTAATGAAGCTCTCGGACTGCCTGAAAATTCAAATGAACTTTTTGTAAAGTTTGCAGGAATAAATCACTTCCACTGGCACAGAGTCTGGGATAAAAAAGGAAATGAAGTGACTAATGAAGTAATAGAAGCAATTTATAATCCTGCAAATGCTGGAAAACACGAAGGAATGAAAAATATCTCTGATTTGCCTTTTAATTATGATCAGATTAAAGATCTAGGAATGTTGCCATGTTCATATCACAGATATTATTACTTGACAGACTTGATGCTGGAAGAAGAAAGGGAAGCCTTTAAAAATCATGAGACAAGGGCAGAAGTAGTAAAAAGAACAGAAGCTGAACTGTTTGAACTGTATAAAGATCCTAAACTGGACTATAAGCCGGAACAGCTTACAAAAAGAGGCGGAACATATTACAGTGATGCTGCCTGCGAAATAATAGCTTCAATATTTAACGACAAGAAAACTATGATGGTAGTGAGTACTCAAAATAATGGTACAATAGAAGATGTGGAATATGACTGTGCCGTAGAAGTCAGTGCAATAATCACTTCACACGGGCCTGAGCCTTTAAACTGGGGAAAATTTCCTATTGCATTAAGGGGAAGCCTTCAAATAATGAAAGCAATGGAAGCTCTTACAATAGAAGCTGGAGTAACAGGAGATTATGGAAAGGCATTACAGGCTTTTACACTTAATCCTATAGTTACAAGTGGAAAAATAGCTAAAAATCTTCTTGATGAGATGTTAGTTGCCAATGAAAAGTATTTACCACAATTTAAGGAAATTATAGAAAAATTGAAGAAACAGGGAGTGACTTATACTCCTAAATAG
- a CDS encoding PTS sugar transporter subunit IIC, which translates to MALQNILEEKMLPKIMDFVSTKTVQAIRDGFSATIGLTIIGSIFLLIANFPYSPFVEFLTKTGWRSYLLQANNATYSILALASVFTIGYYYAKNEKIEALNAGILSLVAFVVLINHFHILPNNEKIDGVIPVLYLGSRGMIASIIIGVIVGKVYSWFIKNKIVIKMPDGVPSGVANSFVGLIPGTVIVTGSVILYALFNIIFKTTFVDFIYKVLSIPLQGMTSTFGGAIIMAFAMSFLWWFGVHGASIVSGIMAGILMSNMLENQEILDAGKILTTANGYIVTYNFRTMLQIITGSGITIGIVVYMLFFAKSRQFKELGKLSIGAAIFNINEPIIFGTPVVMNPILFIPFIGVPIVATVVAYISMKTGLVPLMGNVNPPWTTPPIISGFLVGGWRLALLQAVIMLISILGYFPFIKKQDQINYEQEQTISEAKE; encoded by the coding sequence ATGGCTTTGCAGAATATACTGGAAGAAAAAATGCTGCCTAAGATAATGGATTTTGTTAGCACAAAAACAGTACAGGCTATAAGAGATGGTTTTTCAGCGACAATAGGGCTCACAATAATAGGTTCGATTTTTCTGTTGATTGCAAATTTTCCATACAGCCCCTTTGTAGAATTTTTAACAAAAACAGGCTGGAGAAGTTATCTTTTACAGGCAAATAATGCTACGTATAGTATACTGGCATTGGCTTCAGTGTTTACAATAGGGTATTACTATGCAAAAAACGAAAAAATAGAAGCATTGAATGCAGGGATATTAAGTTTAGTTGCATTTGTAGTTTTAATAAACCATTTTCATATACTGCCTAATAATGAGAAAATTGATGGAGTTATTCCAGTTCTTTATCTTGGATCAAGAGGTATGATTGCTTCAATAATAATAGGAGTAATAGTAGGAAAAGTATACTCATGGTTTATAAAAAATAAAATTGTAATAAAAATGCCTGATGGAGTTCCTTCAGGAGTTGCAAACTCATTTGTAGGATTAATCCCTGGAACAGTAATAGTAACTGGAAGTGTAATTTTATATGCTTTATTTAATATAATTTTTAAAACGACTTTTGTAGATTTTATTTATAAAGTTCTATCTATTCCTTTACAGGGGATGACAAGTACTTTTGGCGGGGCTATAATTATGGCTTTTGCTATGTCTTTCTTATGGTGGTTTGGTGTACATGGTGCAAGTATAGTTTCTGGAATTATGGCCGGAATTTTGATGTCTAACATGTTAGAAAATCAGGAAATACTGGATGCAGGGAAAATACTAACTACTGCAAATGGATATATAGTTACATATAATTTCAGAACGATGTTACAGATAATAACAGGATCAGGAATAACGATTGGCATAGTAGTCTATATGTTATTTTTTGCAAAATCCAGACAATTTAAAGAGTTGGGGAAACTGAGTATAGGAGCTGCTATTTTCAATATAAATGAGCCTATAATATTCGGTACTCCAGTAGTGATGAATCCAATACTGTTTATACCTTTTATAGGAGTTCCTATAGTGGCCACCGTAGTTGCATATATTTCAATGAAAACAGGACTTGTTCCATTAATGGGAAATGTAAATCCACCTTGGACAACGCCACCTATAATAAGCGGTTTTTTAGTAGGTGGATGGAGGCTTGCCCTGCTTCAGGCAGTAATAATGTTGATTTCAATATTAGGATATTTTCCTTTCATAAAAAAGCAGGATCAGATAAATTATGAGCAGGAACAGACTATATCTGAGGCCAAAGAGTAA
- a CDS encoding glycoside hydrolase family 1 protein, with protein sequence MNKKNIFPEDFLWGGALAANQCEGAWNIDGKGMSVADCSTYKPKTDPKDYQAQHSISVKDIEEAMNSKDTKMYPKRHGIDFYNRYKEDLDLFTEMGFKTLRVSIAWTRIFPEGTEEEPNEEGLKYYESLFTEMRKRNIEPLVTLSHYEMPLYLSNNYDGWYQRPVVDMFVKFCKAVFKRYKKLVKYWLTFNEIDSIFRHPFTTAGIVTDRYPKEKQEEIIYQALHHQFVASSLATKYCHEIVPDSKIGCMLTRLLTYPENSNPENCLLALKDNRENYFYGDVQVFGEYPEFIKKEWEKNGINVHFESGDEEILKLYTVDFVSFSYYMSFVSSINAEKLEKVNGNVSTGVKNPYLEVTEWNWQIDPKGLHYSLIDMYDRYRKPLFIVENGIGNRDTVEKDGSIIDDYRIQYFKEHITAIRDAIEDGVEVMGYTPWGCIDLVSMSTCQISKRYGFIYVDLDDEGNGTYERSRKKSFYWYKKVIETNGNDLE encoded by the coding sequence ATGAATAAAAAAAATATATTTCCAGAAGATTTCTTATGGGGAGGAGCTCTTGCTGCCAACCAGTGTGAAGGTGCATGGAATATAGATGGCAAAGGAATGTCAGTGGCAGACTGTAGTACGTATAAGCCTAAGACAGATCCAAAAGATTATCAGGCTCAGCATAGTATATCAGTAAAAGATATAGAAGAAGCCATGAACTCAAAAGATACGAAAATGTATCCAAAAAGACATGGAATTGATTTTTATAACAGATATAAAGAAGATTTGGATTTATTTACTGAAATGGGATTTAAGACATTAAGGGTTTCCATTGCATGGACAAGGATATTTCCTGAGGGAACAGAAGAAGAACCGAATGAAGAAGGTTTAAAATATTATGAGAGCCTCTTTACTGAAATGAGAAAGAGAAATATAGAGCCTCTTGTTACTCTTTCTCATTATGAAATGCCGTTATACCTGTCAAATAATTATGATGGGTGGTATCAGAGACCAGTAGTTGATATGTTTGTAAAATTTTGTAAAGCAGTATTTAAAAGATATAAGAAACTTGTAAAATACTGGCTGACATTTAATGAAATAGACAGTATTTTCAGACACCCTTTCACAACTGCAGGAATAGTTACAGATAGATATCCAAAGGAAAAACAGGAAGAAATAATATATCAGGCACTGCATCACCAGTTTGTAGCGAGTTCACTTGCAACCAAATACTGTCATGAAATAGTACCTGATTCAAAAATAGGATGTATGCTTACAAGACTGCTGACATATCCTGAAAATTCCAATCCTGAAAACTGCCTTCTGGCATTAAAAGATAATAGGGAGAATTATTTTTATGGAGATGTTCAGGTGTTTGGGGAATATCCTGAGTTTATAAAAAAAGAATGGGAAAAAAATGGAATAAACGTACACTTTGAGTCAGGAGATGAAGAGATACTGAAACTTTATACTGTTGATTTTGTATCTTTCAGTTACTACATGTCATTTGTTTCAAGCATAAATGCTGAAAAACTTGAGAAAGTTAACGGAAATGTTTCAACAGGAGTGAAAAATCCTTATCTGGAGGTTACTGAATGGAACTGGCAGATTGATCCTAAAGGACTGCATTATTCATTAATTGATATGTATGACAGATATAGGAAACCCCTGTTTATCGTAGAAAATGGAATTGGAAATAGGGATACTGTTGAGAAAGATGGAAGTATCATTGATGATTATAGAATACAATATTTTAAAGAACACATAACAGCCATAAGAGATGCAATAGAAGATGGAGTTGAAGTTATGGGATACACTCCATGGGGATGTATAGATCTTGTAAGCATGTCAACGTGTCAGATAAGTAAAAGATATGGATTTATCTATGTTGACTTAGATGATGAAGGAAACGGAACATACGAAAGAAGTAGAAAAAAATCATTTTATTGGTATAAAAAGGTTATTGAGACAAATGGAAATGATTTGGAATAA
- a CDS encoding PTS sugar transporter subunit IIC — protein MALKEKLEDILMTVAEKIDDNRYLQAIKNAFTAYMPFIIVGSFGTLFSALISSPKTGLAQWIPALESLSGAFSAINFATMTFMTVPIVFLIAMQLARSNKTPEHLTGIVAALAYISVVPQSLTAVVGEETKKIGAVSATALGAQGLFIGMLMAIIVAELFRVLIKIEAIKIKMPPSVPAGIATSFNTLIPILIIVLGTAIFGNVFKTVTGQYLNEFIYAIVQTPLEIALKSPLGILALVIAGQIFWFLGIHGGLVITPLRNPLFVTALAANIAAVEVGKVPHEAFTMSFWMNFIVPGGAGVTLSLLIAIFLFSKREEHRMIAKLGLLPGICSINEPVVFGLPLVLNPTFAIPFIFNSAIGAGIALFATKIGFLVPNVVEVPFGVPIIISPFISHGWQGVVIQLLIFFVCTLCWIPFVLFSNKETEKKEATVA, from the coding sequence ATGGCACTAAAGGAAAAACTGGAAGATATACTAATGACAGTTGCAGAAAAAATAGATGATAATAGATATTTACAAGCAATAAAAAATGCTTTTACAGCATATATGCCTTTTATTATAGTGGGATCTTTTGGAACATTGTTTTCTGCTCTAATTTCTAGTCCAAAAACAGGACTTGCACAGTGGATACCTGCATTAGAAAGTTTATCAGGAGCATTTTCAGCAATAAATTTTGCAACAATGACTTTTATGACTGTTCCAATAGTATTTCTTATAGCAATGCAACTTGCAAGATCAAATAAGACTCCTGAACATTTGACGGGAATTGTAGCGGCATTGGCCTATATATCAGTTGTTCCTCAGTCTCTTACAGCTGTAGTGGGTGAAGAAACAAAAAAGATTGGAGCTGTATCAGCTACAGCTCTTGGTGCTCAAGGATTATTTATAGGGATGCTTATGGCAATAATTGTAGCTGAATTATTTAGAGTACTCATAAAAATTGAAGCCATAAAAATAAAAATGCCTCCATCAGTACCTGCTGGAATAGCAACTTCTTTTAACACATTAATTCCAATATTAATAATAGTCTTAGGAACGGCGATTTTTGGAAATGTGTTTAAAACAGTGACAGGGCAATATCTAAATGAATTTATTTATGCCATAGTTCAGACACCTCTTGAAATAGCACTGAAAAGTCCATTAGGGATATTGGCTTTAGTAATAGCAGGACAAATATTCTGGTTTCTTGGAATTCATGGTGGACTTGTTATTACACCTCTCAGAAATCCTTTGTTTGTGACTGCATTGGCAGCAAATATTGCAGCGGTGGAAGTAGGGAAAGTACCACATGAAGCATTTACAATGTCATTCTGGATGAACTTTATAGTGCCTGGAGGAGCAGGAGTCACATTATCATTACTTATAGCAATATTCTTGTTTTCAAAAAGAGAGGAACACAGAATGATAGCAAAATTAGGACTTTTACCCGGAATATGCAGTATAAATGAACCTGTAGTTTTTGGACTGCCTCTTGTGTTAAATCCGACTTTTGCAATACCGTTTATATTTAATTCAGCAATAGGAGCAGGGATAGCATTGTTTGCCACAAAAATTGGATTTTTGGTACCAAATGTGGTAGAAGTTCCATTCGGAGTACCTATAATAATAAGTCCATTTATATCTCATGGATGGCAGGGTGTAGTAATACAGTTACTTATATTTTTTGTATGTACTTTGTGCTGGATACCTTTTGTACTGTTTTCAAACAAGGAAACAGAGAAAAAGGAAGCAACAGTTGCTTAA
- a CDS encoding PTS sugar transporter subunit IIB has product MRIMLACTAGMSTSLVVSRMEESAKEQGKDYKIWAVEQGQIAEEIGNFDVLLLGPQVRHILRKVKKIVGDNVPVGIIDPMAYGRCDGAAVLKQAEELAGGK; this is encoded by the coding sequence ATGAGAATAATGTTAGCATGTACAGCAGGAATGTCTACAAGTCTGGTAGTATCAAGAATGGAAGAAAGTGCGAAGGAACAGGGGAAAGATTATAAAATATGGGCAGTTGAGCAGGGACAGATAGCAGAAGAAATTGGAAATTTTGACGTACTGCTGTTAGGGCCTCAAGTTAGACATATTTTAAGAAAAGTAAAAAAAATAGTTGGAGATAATGTTCCTGTTGGAATAATAGATCCAATGGCATATGGTAGGTGTGATGGAGCTGCAGTATTAAAACAGGCTGAAGAGCTGGCAGGAGGGAAATGA
- a CDS encoding PTS lactose/cellobiose transporter subunit IIA — translation MNDEKYEIAFQVIMNAGNSKSSSMMAIEAAREFDFEEAERLLVEADKEMREAHHVQTELIQRESNGDGVDVNIILVHSQDHLSMAITARDNAEEFLQLYKMIKELKDKIEKN, via the coding sequence ATGAATGATGAAAAATACGAAATAGCATTTCAGGTAATAATGAATGCAGGAAATTCTAAATCTTCATCAATGATGGCTATAGAAGCGGCGAGGGAATTTGATTTTGAAGAGGCTGAAAGACTTTTAGTGGAGGCTGATAAGGAGATGAGGGAGGCTCATCATGTACAGACTGAACTTATACAGCGGGAAAGTAACGGGGATGGAGTTGATGTAAACATAATTCTTGTTCATTCGCAGGATCATCTGTCTATGGCGATAACTGCAAGAGATAATGCTGAAGAGTTCCTGCAGCTTTATAAAATGATAAAGGAATTAAAAGATAAAATAGAAAAGAATTAA